One Salmo salar chromosome ssa01, Ssal_v3.1, whole genome shotgun sequence DNA window includes the following coding sequences:
- the LOC106608011 gene encoding protein odd-skipped-related 1 produces MGSKTLPAPVPLHPSLQLANYSFLQASNGFQLPTDQVPGIYSFSALHAIHLHQWTLGYPPFGVPRCTFSKLPALMDGRFPGLPSIPIFPHLVQHKDQATAAATAATSMNLLQGSKNKPQPRFDFANLATAATQEDPLKAEDLSITGAAATTSPRHGGLGCLIDVAKLSSPERKPSRGRLPSKTKKEFVCKFCGRHFTKSYNLLIHERTHTDERPYTCDICHKAFRRQDHLRDHRYIHSKEKPFKCQECGKGFCQSRTLAVHKTLHMQVKELKPSKIK; encoded by the exons ATGGGCAGCAAAACTCTTCCAGCCCcggtccccctccacccctccctgcaGCTGGCCAACTACTCCTTCCTCCAGGCCTCCAATGGCTTCCAGCTGCCCACGGACCAGGTCCCTGGCATCTATAGCTTCAGCGCCCTGCACGCCATCCACCTCCACCAGTGGACCCTGGGCTACCCTCCCTTTGGTGTCCCCCGCTGCACTTTCTCCAAGCTCCCAGCCCTGATGGATGGCCGCTTCCCCGGCTTGCCTTCCATCCCTATTTTCCCCCACCTGGTCCAGCACAAGGACCAGGCCACTGCGGCCGCCACAGCAGCTACCTCCATGAATCTCCTTCAGGGCTCCAAGAACAAGCCCCAGCCACGCTTTGACTTCGCCAACCTGGCCACCGCCGCCACGCAGGAGGACCCGCTGAAGGCAGAGGACCTGAGCATAACAGGGGCAGCCGCCACCACTTCTCCTCGCCATGGCGGTCTAGGCTGTCTCATAGATGTAGCCAAGCTGTCGTCGCCCGAGCGCAAGCCTAGCCGTGGCCGCCTTCCCTCCAAGACCAAGAAGGAGTTTGTGTGCAAGTTCTGCGGCCGCCACTTCACCAAGTCCTACAACCTGCTTATCCACGAGCGGACACACACGGACGAGAGGCCGTACACCTGTGACATCTGCCACAAGGCTTTCCGGAGGCAGGACCACCTCCGAGACCACAG GTACATCCATTCCAAAGAGAAGCCCTTCAAGTGCCAGGAGTGTGGAAAGGGATTTTGTCAGTCCAGAACTCTAGCTGTCCACAAAACGCTGCACATGCAGGTGAAGGAACTAAAGCCATCCAAGATTAAGTGA